Within the Thermococcus sp. genome, the region TCTGCTTGACGACGGTTTCCTCAAGGGAAAACCTGATTCCCGCTTTGAACATCCTCAGACCTGTGTAAGCTATCATCGCGCCGTTGTCCCTGCAGAGGTCGTAGGGCGGGACGAAGAACTCAACGCCCCTGTCCTCGGCCATAATCCTGAGCATCTCCCGGAGCCTGTTGTTCGCGGCAACGCCCCCAACTAGCACAACCTCGTCTTTGCCCGTGTGCGCTATAGCCCTCTCGGTGACCTCAACCAGCGCTGAAAAGGCCGTCTCCTGGAAGGAATAGGCCAGGTCCTCAACGCGGTACTTTCCAGTACGGTATTTCCTGACCGCCTCGGTGAGAACGCCGGAGAAACTCAAATCCATGCCCTTTACGGCGTAGGGAAGCTCTATGTATCTCTCCCCCTTCAGAGCGAGCCTCTCTATCTTCGGGCCTCCGGGAAAGCCTATGCCAAGCTCCCTAGCAAAGGTGTCTATGGCGTTGCCTATGCCTATGTCAAGGGTCTCTCCGAAAACACGGTAGCGACCGCCCTCTAAGGCGAGAACCTGCGTGTTGCCACCGCTGACGTACAGACCGACCGGGTCCTTAACGCCGAACATTTTGGTGATTTCCACGTGGGCTATGCAGTGGTTCACCCCCACTATCGGCTTTCCATAGCGTATCGCCAGCGCCCGCGCGGCCGTGGCAACGACGCGAAGGGCCGGCCCGAGGCCGGGCCCCTGGGAGAACGCTATAATGTCAACGTCCTCAATCGTTATTCCTGCATCATGGAGGGCCTTCCTGAGAAGGGGTTTGAGGAGCCTCGCATGGTGTTCGGCGGCTTCCTTGGGGTGGATTCCGCCCTTCTCGGTTGTTAGAGTATCAAATACGTTGGCCAGAACTTCCTTCTCGGTGACGATTCCAATGCCAAGGGTGTGTGCGGTTCCCTCTATACCTAAAGCTATCATCGTCACCACTGTTGGTGGAGGTATTAAAAAGGTTACCCGAATTGCAGGGAAGAGAGAAAAATCACTACAATCTTTCCGAGAGCCATTTCAAAGCCCTCGCCGCCCGCTCCGGGGTGGGGAAGTTCTTTATTCCAGCCTTTTCCAGAAGTCTAACGCCGTCCTTAACGAGCTCACCGGCCATGAAGTTGACTACAATCGGCTTGTCGCAGTCGGCCTCGATGATTGCTCTTGCTATCTCCTCGCTCGGGATGAATATCGGGGGAACGCAGATGATTAAGAGAGAATCGACGTTCTCATCCCTGCAGACCGTCTCGATGGTTCTCTTATAGCGCTCGTAGTCGGCGTCGGCTATGAGGTCTATTGGATTTTTCACCGAGCATTGAGATGGAAGGAAGGAACGGAGTTTTTGAGTTGTTTCATCGCTCAGCTTTGCAATCTCAAGGCCCAGTTTTTCGAGCTTATCCGTTGCCAGAACACCCGGCCCACCTGAGTTCGTGATTACGGCCACGCGCTTTCCTGCTTTGGAGTACATCTCGAAGGCTTTAGCTGCGTCGAAGAGCTCCTCCATTTCCTCGACCTCTATGGCCCCGGCCTGTTTAAAGGCCGCGCGGTAGATTTCATAGCTTCCCGCGAGAGAACCCGTGTGGGAAGCGGCCGCTTTCGCACCGCTCGCGCTCTTTCCGGCCTTGAGGATTACCACGGGCTTTTTCTCGCTCGCGTAGCGGAGCGCCTTCAGGAAGCGCCTGCCGTCTCTCACTCCCTCGATGTAGAGGGCTATGGCCTTTGTATTTTCATCGTCGGCGAAGTATTCTAAAAAGTCGCTCTCGTTCAGGTCAGCGGCATTTCCATAGGAAACGAAAGCGGAAAATCCTATCCCCTCTTCATTCCCCATAGCTAAAGCCGCGCCACCGAAGGCACCGCTCTGGCTGATTAGAGCCAGACCCCCGGGTCTTACGCGAACCTCGAAGGAACCGAAGAACTTCCCGTGGACCCCGAAGATGCCGGCGCAGTTGGGGCCTATGATTCTAACGCCGTGCTTTTTAGCCCTCTCGACGAGTTTTCTCTCCAGTTCATCGTTCCCGACCTCTGAAAAGCCCGCCGAGATGACGACGGCACCCTTGATGAGAGGGCCTATCTCATCTATCAAAGACGGAACGATTTTTGCGGGAACAGCGATTATTGCCGTGTCCACCGGCTCGTCGAGTTTCTCCCGTATCTGGAAGGTTCTCCCGGTAACTTCAACGGTTCCGCCCTTAGGATTTACTGGGATTATCTTACCCTCGAAGCCACCCTCAACGATGTTCCTGAGGATTTCGTAGGCTATCGCGCCCCTCTTGAAGGACCCGAAAACGGCTACGCTTTGGGGATAGAAAAAGAAGTCAAGGTTCATTCTCGCCACCCTCCTGAGGGATTTCGTCTGCTCTCTCCGAGGAGGGTTCGGTTTCCCCTCCAGTTTCTTTAAGTCCGGTATCACTTTCTCCGGAACCGGAAGCCCGGGACCTCCTTCTGAGGAAGAATACAAGAACCGCGATGAGCACCACTCCAAGGCCAGCGAGGGCGTAGAGGTAGGTGTTTTTCTCCTCCTCGAACTCCATGATGAGAGTATTGTCAGGACCGAGCTGGTACCTTCCGCCGATTACCGTTATGTTATCGAACCTCCCGGGCAGTTTGAGAACAACGAGCCATTTTGTGTAACGCCAGCTCTTCTTTACAGAAACCTGGGGCTTGACAACCCCAATCACCTTGAGGCCGTTGGGTATCTTCGAGGCCGAGATGCTCAATGGATGCATGGTCTGCCTGAACGACTCAAGGAGGGTGCTCTCGACCGAGGGAGTCGCGTTGGCACCGATGAATGTCGCGTTGAAGTAAACTAGCCCCTCCGTCGGGTCGAAAGAGACGTTGAGATATCTCTTTGTAGAGTTAAGGAACTGAACGAGCCTGTAAACCGGGTTGTATAGCTTTATCATGGGGAAGTAGTCCCCGTCCTCCCAGACGGCAACGTTATCAACGAGCTCCTTGGGGGCGGGAACGAGAGTGTAGATGTCGTAGTTTCTCGGCAGAACCACCGTGAACCGTTTCCACTGGAAAGGATAGACAACCCCCAGAAATTTCATTGTCATCGAGCCGTAGTAGGGACAGGACAGGTATTTCCCATTTTCGTTCACAAGAAACGGCGCCAGAGTGAAGCGAACGACAGCACGCCACTTTCCGGTGACCTGAACCGGCCCCCCGGGGGGAACGTATATGACAGCACTCAGGTTGGAGCCCTGAAGCTTGTCGTTTATGAAGTCCTTGAAGCTCCCATAAACAACGCCATAAACGAGGTTCGCAAACTCCTTGGTGGCGTTTGTTTCGTTCTCCTTTGCTAGAGAATTGTAGTAGTCGATGAACGTCCTGTTGACGAGGGTTGCCTCAATCGTGAAGGAGCCGGCCCAGACCAGTGAGCCGTTAACGTTCATCTGGGAAACCCTGAGGAACACGTTGATATCAAATAGGTTGATGGACTTCGTATCTTCAGCCGAAACCCACGCGGGAACGGCAGAAAGGATAATCATGACGGCGAGCAGAGCGGAAAGCTTCCTCATGCCACCACCCAAGTGGACTCAGAAGGGGCGATAAAAAAGCTTATTGGTCTGTCCTTCTAAGTTCCCAGCATGGAAAAGAAGTTCATGAAAGTCGTAGTGGGCGGGACCTTCGACAGGCTCCACCTCGGCCACAAAGCCTTACTGAGGAAGGCCTTTGAGGTCGGCAAATATGTCTACATAGGCCTAACCTCGGACGAGATGATTAGAAACAAGCCCTACGCCGAGAAAATCCTCCCCTACGAGGTTAGGCTCAGAGATCTGCTCAAGTTCCTCGACGTTAACGGATACTCCAACTACAGGATAATCAAAATCCACAACGCCATAGGCTTCGCCGGGGAGATGAAGAGCCTTGAGGCCATAGTTGTCAGCGAGGAAACCTACAAGGGGGCGCTCGTGGTCAACAAAGCCAGAGCCGAGAGGGGCCTCAAACCCCTCGAGATAGTGGTCATCCCGATAATAAAAAGCCAGGTTGGGCCCAAAATAAGCTCCTCCCTCATAAGGGCCGGGCTAATTGACCCGTTTGGGAGACCCCTCCAGTGGAAACGGAACTCCCCGAAAGACGTTTAAGGGAGAAAAGCGTAACACCAACGGTGATACCTATGGCGAAGCTGAAGGAGCCGATTATAGCGATAAACTTCAAGACCTACATAGAGGCAACCGGGAAGAGGGCCCTGGAGATAGCCAAGGCCGCGGAGAAGGTCTGGAAGGAGACGGGAATAACAATAGTCGTTGCACCACAGCTCGCGGACCTCAGGATGATAGCGGAGAGCGTTGAAATCCCGGTCTTTGCCCAGCACATAGACCCGATAAAGCCGGGAAGTCATACGGGCCACGTTCTTCCCGAGGCAGTTAAGGAGGCAGGTGCAGTCGGAACGCTCCTCAACCACTCCGAGAGGAGAATGGTCTTAGCGGACCTCGAGGCGAGCATTAGGAGGGCAGAAGAAGTTGGGCTGATGACGATGGTCTGCTCCAACAACCCGGCAGTTTCGGCGGCAGTTGCGGCCCTCAATCCGGACTACGTGGCCGTTGAGCCACCAGAACTCATAGGAACTGGCATTCCTGTCAGCAAGGCCAAGCCCGAGGTCATAACCAGCACCGTCGAACTGGTCAGGAAGGTGAACCCCGAGGTCAAGGTCCTTACAGGGGCGGGCATAAGCACGGGCGAAGACGTCAAGAAGGCCCTCGAGCTGGGAAGCGTCGGCGTTCTCCTCGCGAGCGGAGTTACCAAAGCCAAGGACCCGGAGAAGGCCATAAGGGATTTGGTCTCGTTGATTATCTAAATCCGCTTAACTTCGTCCATCCAGGAGAGCTTAAGATTTATAAAGTTCAATCTTTTGCATTTTTATCGGGTAGCCCCGTGGTGTAGCGGCCAAGCATGCGGGACTTTGGATCCCGCGACCCGGGTTCGAATCCCGGCGGGGCTACCATAGAAACTTTTTCCAAGCAAAAGTTTCAGCAAAATTCGCATGTCGCTTTTGGAAATTCCCAGTTTTAAGGGGATTTGCCCCTTCACCCGTAGGTTTTGCGGTGTTTCACTGCGAGAATAACGCCCGAAGGACGTCAAAAGAAGGGA harbors:
- a CDS encoding bifunctional N(6)-L-threonylcarbamoyladenine synthase/serine/threonine protein kinase produces the protein MIALGIEGTAHTLGIGIVTEKEVLANVFDTLTTEKGGIHPKEAAEHHARLLKPLLRKALHDAGITIEDVDIIAFSQGPGLGPALRVVATAARALAIRYGKPIVGVNHCIAHVEITKMFGVKDPVGLYVSGGNTQVLALEGGRYRVFGETLDIGIGNAIDTFARELGIGFPGGPKIERLALKGERYIELPYAVKGMDLSFSGVLTEAVRKYRTGKYRVEDLAYSFQETAFSALVEVTERAIAHTGKDEVVLVGGVAANNRLREMLRIMAEDRGVEFFVPPYDLCRDNGAMIAYTGLRMFKAGIRFSLEETVVKQRFRTDEVEVTWD
- a CDS encoding CoA-binding protein, giving the protein MNLDFFFYPQSVAVFGSFKRGAIAYEILRNIVEGGFEGKIIPVNPKGGTVEVTGRTFQIREKLDEPVDTAIIAVPAKIVPSLIDEIGPLIKGAVVISAGFSEVGNDELERKLVERAKKHGVRIIGPNCAGIFGVHGKFFGSFEVRVRPGGLALISQSGAFGGAALAMGNEEGIGFSAFVSYGNAADLNESDFLEYFADDENTKAIALYIEGVRDGRRFLKALRYASEKKPVVILKAGKSASGAKAAASHTGSLAGSYEIYRAAFKQAGAIEVEEMEELFDAAKAFEMYSKAGKRVAVITNSGGPGVLATDKLEKLGLEIAKLSDETTQKLRSFLPSQCSVKNPIDLIADADYERYKRTIETVCRDENVDSLLIICVPPIFIPSEEIARAIIEADCDKPIVVNFMAGELVKDGVRLLEKAGIKNFPTPERAARALKWLSERL
- a CDS encoding LPXTG cell wall anchor domain-containing protein, with protein sequence MRKLSALLAVMIILSAVPAWVSAEDTKSINLFDINVFLRVSQMNVNGSLVWAGSFTIEATLVNRTFIDYYNSLAKENETNATKEFANLVYGVVYGSFKDFINDKLQGSNLSAVIYVPPGGPVQVTGKWRAVVRFTLAPFLVNENGKYLSCPYYGSMTMKFLGVVYPFQWKRFTVVLPRNYDIYTLVPAPKELVDNVAVWEDGDYFPMIKLYNPVYRLVQFLNSTKRYLNVSFDPTEGLVYFNATFIGANATPSVESTLLESFRQTMHPLSISASKIPNGLKVIGVVKPQVSVKKSWRYTKWLVVLKLPGRFDNITVIGGRYQLGPDNTLIMEFEEEKNTYLYALAGLGVVLIAVLVFFLRRRSRASGSGESDTGLKETGGETEPSSERADEIPQEGGENEP
- the coaD gene encoding phosphopantetheine adenylyltransferase, which codes for MEKKFMKVVVGGTFDRLHLGHKALLRKAFEVGKYVYIGLTSDEMIRNKPYAEKILPYEVRLRDLLKFLDVNGYSNYRIIKIHNAIGFAGEMKSLEAIVVSEETYKGALVVNKARAERGLKPLEIVVIPIIKSQVGPKISSSLIRAGLIDPFGRPLQWKRNSPKDV
- the tpiA gene encoding triose-phosphate isomerase; translated protein: MAKLKEPIIAINFKTYIEATGKRALEIAKAAEKVWKETGITIVVAPQLADLRMIAESVEIPVFAQHIDPIKPGSHTGHVLPEAVKEAGAVGTLLNHSERRMVLADLEASIRRAEEVGLMTMVCSNNPAVSAAVAALNPDYVAVEPPELIGTGIPVSKAKPEVITSTVELVRKVNPEVKVLTGAGISTGEDVKKALELGSVGVLLASGVTKAKDPEKAIRDLVSLII